In one Nicotiana tomentosiformis chromosome 6, ASM39032v3, whole genome shotgun sequence genomic region, the following are encoded:
- the LOC104119823 gene encoding ABC transporter A family member 2-like isoform X1, translating into MELQGGIPLLVQQYKALLKKNYLLAWRNKPATFLQLFSSLFFIFLLFSIQKASEGRSSSVEKDLPDPDPLVTPPIPPCEDKFFIKVPCYDFIWSGKDSKTIGDIVKRIMANNPGRPIPPNKVLAFNTREEVDKWLFDNPVRCPGALHFNVINGNIISYGIQTNSTEVMKRRVFEDPTFKFQLPLQLAAEREIARTLIGDQNFPWVVSLKEFAHPPGEASSTTSSVGPIFFLAVAIFSFVFQITAFITEKELKLRPAMTMMGLFDTAYWLSWITWEGLLIFISSLLTVIFGMIFQFDIFLRNNFIVVFLLFFLFQLAMTTFAYWLSAFMNKSASATTVAFCVFIVGFVTLMASSGGYPYSPGYNQSHRDWWSLFPPNLLNAGLQLLARATETPKDPGISWSTRAKCLPAEPTCVITMHDVYIGLVRLFFLFFVLAVYFDNIIPNISGVRKSKFYFLFPGYWTGKGGSKVREGGCCSVCSGSLPRPQITTPDDEDVLTEENTVKKQAMEGGYSNIAVQIRGLIKTYPGKSKGCCCCFITGPPFHSVKGLWLNVEKDQLLCLLGPNGAGKTTTISCLTGINPVTVGDALVYDESIRSSIGMTNIRRMMGVCPQFDILWDTLSGQEHLQLFANIKGLPPASIDTVVEKLLAKSKITKVAAKVRSCSYSGGMKRRLSVAIALIGDPTLVILDEPTTGMDPITRRHVWDIIEDAKKGRAIILTTHSMEEADILSDRIAIMAKGRLRCIGTSLRLKSKFGTGFIATVSFSGETTSQPEALKHFFKSRLDVVPKEENKSFLTYVIPHDKERVLTDFFTELQGRETEFGIKDIQLGLTTLEEVFMNIAKQAEIESAAAEGKFTTLTLNTGQSVGVPVGSRFVGIPGTKSPQNPGGIMVEVYWEPDDSGRLCISGHSQHMPIPPHIQLPDPPNAKSARTLGVVIDPAQLKML; encoded by the exons ATGGAATTGCAGGGGGGAATCCCTCTGCTGGTGCAACAGTACAAagcattattgaagaaaaattatttacTTGCATGGCGTAACAAGCCAGCCACATTCCTACAGCTCTTCTCATCACTCTTCTTCATCTTCCTTCTCTTCAGCATTCAGAAAGCTAGCGAAGGGCGCTCGTCCTCTGTTGAGAAAGATTTGCCCGACCCTGACCCTCTTGTCACCCCACCTATCCCCCCCTGCGAGGACAAGTTTTTCATTAAGGTCCCTTGCTATGATTTCATTTGGAGTGGCAAAGATAGTAAAACTATTGGGGATATTGTCAAAAGAATTATGGCTAATAATCCTGGTAGGCCTATTCCTCCCAACAAG GTTCTTGCATTTAACACTAGAGAAGAAGTGGATAAATGGCTTTTCGATAATCCTGTGCGTTGTCCTGGAGCTCTGCACTTTAATGTAATAAATGGAAATATTATCAGTTATGGTATACAGACAAACTCTACCGAAGTTATGAAGCGAAGAGTTTTTGAAGATCCAACTTTTAAGTTCCAACTCCCACTTCAACTAGCAGCAGAGCGCGAAATCGCGAGGACTCTGATTGGAG ATCAAAATTTCCCCTGGGTTGTCAGTTTAAAGGAATTTGCACATCCTCCTGGTGAAGCATCCTCTACCACGTCTAGTGTAGGGCCAATCTTTTTCCTGGCAGTTGCTATATTTAGTTTTGTCTTCCAAATCACTGCTTTCATCACTGAAAAGGAACTCAAGCTTCGACCG GCAATGACTATGATGGGTCTCTTTGATACTGCCTATTGGTTGTCATGGATCACTTGGGAAGGACTCCTCATTTTCATCTCCTCTCTTCTCACTGTCATCTTTGGAATGATATTTCAGTTTGATATTTTCTTGCGCAATAACTTCATAGTCGTGTTCCTTCTCTTTTTCCTCTTCCAACTTGCTATG ACTACTTTTGCATATTGGCTGTCTGCTTTCATGAACAAGTCAGCTTCAGCAACAACTGTGGCTTTCTGCGTCTTTATTGTTGGTTTCGTTACTCTG ATGGCTTCAAGTGGTGGATATCCCTATTCCCCTGGTTATAACCAAAGCCACAGGGATTGGTGGTCATTGTTCCCACCAAATCTTCTTAATGCAGGTCTTCAGTTACTTGCTAGAGCAACTGAAACTCCTAAAGATCCGGGTATTAGCTGGAGTACTAGGGCAAAGTGTCTACCTGCTGAACCAACGTGCGTAATTACCATG CATGATGTATATATAGGGCTCGTGAGAttgttttttctctttttcgtTCTGGCTGTATACTTTGACAATATAATTCCAAATATCTCTGGTGTGAGAAAATCAAAATTCTACTTCCTATTTCCTGGATACTGGACTGGTAAAGGTGGAAGTAAAGTGAGAG AGGGCGGTTGCTGTAGCGTCTGTTCAGGTTCATTGCCAAGGCCGCAAATTACTACACCAGATGACGAAGACGTTCTTACAGAAGAAAACACAGTTAAAAAGCAAGCTATGGAAGGTGGATATTCCAACATTGCAGTTCAAATACGCGGCCTTATCAAGACATATCCAGGAAAGTCAAAAGGTTGCTGTTGTTGTTTCATAACTGGTCCTCCTTTCCATAGTGTCAAG GGCTTATGGTTGAACGTCGAAAAGGATCAGCTGCTTTGTCTTCTTGGGCCCAATGGAGCTGGGAAAACTACTACTATAAGTTGTTTGACTGGGATTAACCCTGTTACTGTTGGAGATG CATTAGTATATGATGAGTCCATACGAAGCTCTATCGGCATGACAAACATTCGAAGGATGATGGGGGTTTGTCCCCAG TTTGATATTCTTTGGGATACATTATCTGGTCAAGAACACCTTCAGCTTTTTGCCAACATTAAAGGTCTACCCCCTGCTTCAATAGACACG GTTGTAGAGAAACTATTagccaagtcaaaaatcacaaagGTAGCAGCCAAAGTGAGATCCTGTAGTTACAGTGGAGGAATGAAACGACGACTTAGTGTTGCTATAGCCCTTATTGGAGATCCAACGTTGGTTATTTTGGATGAACCG ACTACTGGTATGGATCCGATAACGCGAAGGCATGTTTGGGACATAATTGAGGATGCTAAAAAAGGGCGTGCCATTAtcttgacaacccattcaatggAAGAAGCTGATATCTTAAGTGACCGCATCGCTATCATGGCAAAGGGAAGGCTTCGTTGCATTGGAACTTCATTAAGGTTGAAATCTAAATTTGGAACTGGTTTCATTGCTACTGTAAGCTTTTCTGGGGAGACGACATCTCAACCTGAAGCTTTGAAACACTTCTTTAAAAGT CGTTTGGACGTGGTGCCTAAAGAAGAAAACAAGTCCTTCCTAACTTACGTTATTCCTCATGACAAGGAGAGGGTGTTGACG GACTTTTTTACTGAGCTTCAAGGTAGAGAGACAGAATTCGGTATAAAAGATATCCAGCTCGGTCTTACAACTCTAGAAGAAGTTTTCATGAACATAGCTAAACAGGCAGAAATTGAAAGTGCAGCAGCTGAAGGAAAATTTACAACTCTTACATTGAATACAGGGCAATCAGTTGGA GTACCTGTGGGATCAAGATTTGTGGGAATTCCAGGAACAAAATCTCCACAGAATCCTGGAGGTATTATGGTGGAAGTATATTGGGAGCCAGATGATTCTGGTAGACTTTGCATTTCTGGTCACTCGCAACACATGCCAATACCACCTCATATTCAACTACCAGATCCTCCAAATGCCAAATCAGCTAGAACCCTAGGAGTTGTAATTGACCCTGCACAACTCAAAATGTTATAG
- the LOC104119823 gene encoding ABC transporter A family member 2-like isoform X2: MELQGGIPLLVQQYKALLKKNYLLAWRNKPATFLQLFSSLFFIFLLFSIQKASEGRSSSVEKDLPDPDPLVTPPIPPCEDKFFIKVPCYDFIWSGKDSKTIGDIVKRIMANNPGRPIPPNKVLAFNTREEVDKWLFDNPVRCPGALHFNVINGNIISYGIQTNSTEVMKRRVFEDPTFKFQLPLQLAAEREIARTLIGDQNFPWVVSLKEFAHPPGEASSTTSSVGPIFFLAVAIFSFVFQITAFITEKELKLRPAMTMMGLFDTAYWLSWITWEGLLIFISSLLTVIFGMIFQFDIFLRNNFIVVFLLFFLFQLAMTTFAYWLSAFMNKSASATTVAFCVFIVGFVTLMASSGGYPYSPGYNQSHRDWWSLFPPNLLNAGLQLLARATETPKDPGISWSTRAKCLPAEPTCVITMHDVYIGLVRLFFLFFVLAVYFDNIIPNISGVRKSKFYFLFPGYWTGKGGSKVREGGCCSVCSGSLPRPQITTPDDEDVLTEENTVKKQAMEGGYSNIAVQIRGLIKTYPGKSKGCCCCFITGPPFHSVKGLWLNVEKDQLLCLLGPNGAGKTTTISCLTGINPVTVGDALVYDESIRSSIGMTNIRRMMGVCPQFDILWDTLSGQEHLQLFANIKGLPPASIDTVVEKLLAKSKITKVAAKVRSCSYSGGMKRRLSVAIALIGDPTLVILDEPTTGMDPITRRHVWDIIEDAKKGRAIILTTHSMEEADILSDRIAIMAKGRLRCIGTSLSVWTWCLKKKTSPS; encoded by the exons ATGGAATTGCAGGGGGGAATCCCTCTGCTGGTGCAACAGTACAAagcattattgaagaaaaattatttacTTGCATGGCGTAACAAGCCAGCCACATTCCTACAGCTCTTCTCATCACTCTTCTTCATCTTCCTTCTCTTCAGCATTCAGAAAGCTAGCGAAGGGCGCTCGTCCTCTGTTGAGAAAGATTTGCCCGACCCTGACCCTCTTGTCACCCCACCTATCCCCCCCTGCGAGGACAAGTTTTTCATTAAGGTCCCTTGCTATGATTTCATTTGGAGTGGCAAAGATAGTAAAACTATTGGGGATATTGTCAAAAGAATTATGGCTAATAATCCTGGTAGGCCTATTCCTCCCAACAAG GTTCTTGCATTTAACACTAGAGAAGAAGTGGATAAATGGCTTTTCGATAATCCTGTGCGTTGTCCTGGAGCTCTGCACTTTAATGTAATAAATGGAAATATTATCAGTTATGGTATACAGACAAACTCTACCGAAGTTATGAAGCGAAGAGTTTTTGAAGATCCAACTTTTAAGTTCCAACTCCCACTTCAACTAGCAGCAGAGCGCGAAATCGCGAGGACTCTGATTGGAG ATCAAAATTTCCCCTGGGTTGTCAGTTTAAAGGAATTTGCACATCCTCCTGGTGAAGCATCCTCTACCACGTCTAGTGTAGGGCCAATCTTTTTCCTGGCAGTTGCTATATTTAGTTTTGTCTTCCAAATCACTGCTTTCATCACTGAAAAGGAACTCAAGCTTCGACCG GCAATGACTATGATGGGTCTCTTTGATACTGCCTATTGGTTGTCATGGATCACTTGGGAAGGACTCCTCATTTTCATCTCCTCTCTTCTCACTGTCATCTTTGGAATGATATTTCAGTTTGATATTTTCTTGCGCAATAACTTCATAGTCGTGTTCCTTCTCTTTTTCCTCTTCCAACTTGCTATG ACTACTTTTGCATATTGGCTGTCTGCTTTCATGAACAAGTCAGCTTCAGCAACAACTGTGGCTTTCTGCGTCTTTATTGTTGGTTTCGTTACTCTG ATGGCTTCAAGTGGTGGATATCCCTATTCCCCTGGTTATAACCAAAGCCACAGGGATTGGTGGTCATTGTTCCCACCAAATCTTCTTAATGCAGGTCTTCAGTTACTTGCTAGAGCAACTGAAACTCCTAAAGATCCGGGTATTAGCTGGAGTACTAGGGCAAAGTGTCTACCTGCTGAACCAACGTGCGTAATTACCATG CATGATGTATATATAGGGCTCGTGAGAttgttttttctctttttcgtTCTGGCTGTATACTTTGACAATATAATTCCAAATATCTCTGGTGTGAGAAAATCAAAATTCTACTTCCTATTTCCTGGATACTGGACTGGTAAAGGTGGAAGTAAAGTGAGAG AGGGCGGTTGCTGTAGCGTCTGTTCAGGTTCATTGCCAAGGCCGCAAATTACTACACCAGATGACGAAGACGTTCTTACAGAAGAAAACACAGTTAAAAAGCAAGCTATGGAAGGTGGATATTCCAACATTGCAGTTCAAATACGCGGCCTTATCAAGACATATCCAGGAAAGTCAAAAGGTTGCTGTTGTTGTTTCATAACTGGTCCTCCTTTCCATAGTGTCAAG GGCTTATGGTTGAACGTCGAAAAGGATCAGCTGCTTTGTCTTCTTGGGCCCAATGGAGCTGGGAAAACTACTACTATAAGTTGTTTGACTGGGATTAACCCTGTTACTGTTGGAGATG CATTAGTATATGATGAGTCCATACGAAGCTCTATCGGCATGACAAACATTCGAAGGATGATGGGGGTTTGTCCCCAG TTTGATATTCTTTGGGATACATTATCTGGTCAAGAACACCTTCAGCTTTTTGCCAACATTAAAGGTCTACCCCCTGCTTCAATAGACACG GTTGTAGAGAAACTATTagccaagtcaaaaatcacaaagGTAGCAGCCAAAGTGAGATCCTGTAGTTACAGTGGAGGAATGAAACGACGACTTAGTGTTGCTATAGCCCTTATTGGAGATCCAACGTTGGTTATTTTGGATGAACCG ACTACTGGTATGGATCCGATAACGCGAAGGCATGTTTGGGACATAATTGAGGATGCTAAAAAAGGGCGTGCCATTAtcttgacaacccattcaatggAAGAAGCTGATATCTTAAGTGACCGCATCGCTATCATGGCAAAGGGAAGGCTTCGTTGCATTGGAACTTCATTAAG CGTTTGGACGTGGTGCCTAAAGAAGAAAACAAGTCCTTCCTAA
- the LOC104119821 gene encoding ABC transporter A family member 7-like: MADSVTAPASFCTQADALLRKNLTFQKRNVKTNCRLISVPIVLIIMLHFLGILMGITMDTPKLKCGCKSDVCGLEYSDQIQASSCEVSKPIEWPPTLQIPGQEYTAVQTDFITYPDLPKDSCRKSRSCPAIILVTGTNQTFGESISEHLLGDESAIDSDTHPSTLILGSTSEPQSTNFIDPAYTPDASLYSIQSQCSPNSTFHGSIEGYHDVEAKCLEGLPLWRNNSTEINQELYKGYKKGNQARTTNEIVAAYDFLNTDRSRLNVSIWYNATYKEEGSGKGTKMTRVPASVNLVSNAFLQYLLGGSTNMIFAFVKEMPKRGSRNVLDIISVLGPVFFSWVVLQLFPVAFVSLVYEKQQKLRIMMKMHGLKDIPYWTITYAYFLVVSSLYMLCFVGFGSLFAIKTFRYNAYSIQFAFYFIYINLQISFAFFLATFFSNVKTATVMGYMVVFASGLLGGFFFDHFLEDTSLSRGWIVLLEVYPVFSLYRGLFELSEYSGSSVYTGQRDGMTWKDLNDPSNGMKEVLIIMFIEWIVVLFLAYYIDQITSSGKSPLFFLGNSRKKQSQSTMNLLEKDSGVCLEMEKEDVAQERERVEQMVLGSTTGHPIVVDNLKKVYPGRDGNPDKYAVRGLSLAVPEGECFGMLGPNGAGKTSFISMMIGLIKPSSGAAYVDGLDISKEMDKIYTVMGVCPQHDLLWDTLTGREHLLFYGRLKNLKGATLHRAVEDSLKSLNLFNGGVADKQAGRYSGGMKRRLSVAISLIGNPKVVYLDEPSTGLDPASRNTLWTVVKNARKGRAIILTTHSMEEADYLCDRLGIFVDGSLQCVGNSTELKARYGGSYVFSITTSSDNEVEVENMVRCLCPNANRVYHLSGTQKFELPKHEVKIADVFQLVENAKSRFTVYAWGMADTTLEDVFIKVASTAQAFNE, translated from the exons ATGGCGGACTCGGTGACAGCTCCAGCGAGTTTCTGTACTCAAGCCGATGCTTTGCTTAGGAAAAATTTAACATTTCAG AAACGAAATGTCAAGACAAATTGTCGCCTCATCTCGGTCCCTATTGTACTCATTATTATGCTACATTTCCTTGGTATTCTTATGGGTATAACGATGGATACACCAAAATTGAAATGTGGCTGCAAATCAGATGTATGTGGTCTGGAATACTCAGATCAGATACAAGCAAGCAGTTGTGAAGTTTCTAAGCCAATTGAATGGCCACCCACTTTACAGATACCGGGACAAGAATATACTGCTGTACAAACTGATTTTATTACATATCCAGACTTGCCTAAAGATTCATGCAGAAAGTCTCGTTCTTGTCCAGCTATCATACTTGTGACTGGAACTAATCAGACTTTTGGAGAAA GTATCAGTGAGCACCTGCTCGGTGATGAATCAGCTATAGATTCTGATACCCATCCATCCACCTTAATCCTG GGTTCGACGTCTGAACCCCAGAGCACGAATTTTATTGACCCTGCTTATACGCCAGATGCTTCACTCTATAGTATTCAATCTCAGTGTTCTCCGAACTCCACGTTTCATGGCAGCATAGAAGGTTACCACGACGTTG AGGCGAAATGTCTTGAAGGTTTGCCCTTGTGGCGTAATAATTCCACTGAGATCAATCAAGAGCTGTATAAAGGTTACAAGAAGGGGAATCAAGCGAGAACAACAAACGAGATAGTAGCAG CATATGATTTCTTAAACACAGATAGAAGTAGGCTCAATGTGAGTATTTGGTATAATGCTACCTATAAGGAAGAAGGAAGTGGAAAAGGTACAAAAATGACACGAGTGCCTGCTTCGGTGAACTTG GTATCAAATGCCTTCCTTCAGTATTTGCTTGGAGGTTCTACCAATATGATATTTGCTTTTGTCAAAGAAATGCCAAAGCGAGGATCTAGGAATGTTCTGGATATTATTTCTGTACTTGGACCAGTATTCTTTTCATGGGTGGTTTTACAGCTTTTTCCT GTTGCTTTTGTATCTCTGGTTTATGAAAAGCAACAGAAACTAAGAATCATGATGAAAATGCATGGACTTAAGGACATCCCCTATTGGACGATTACTTATGCTTATTTTCTTGTTGTATCGTCTCTCTACATGTTATGCTTTGTGGGGTTTGGCTCGCTTTTCG CGATAAAGACCTTTCGTTATAATGCTTACAGCATCCAGTTCGCGTTCTACTTCATCTACATAAACTTGCAAATCTCATTTGCTTTTTTTCTGGCCACATTTTTCTCAAATGTTAAGACAGCCACAG TCATGGGCTACATGGTGGTGTTTGCAAGCGGTCTCTTAGGAGGATTCTTTTTCGATCACTTTCTTGAAGATACATCACTGTCAA GAGGGTGGATTGTACTTTTGGAGGTATACCCTGTATTTTCTCTTTATCGTGGATTATTTGAGTTATCCGAATATAGTGGCTCTAGTGTTTATACGGGCCAACGAGATGGTATGACATGGAAAGATTTGAATGATCCCAGCAATGGGATGAAAGAAGTTTTGATTATTATGTTCATAGAGTGGATAGTGGTTCTCTTTCTTGCTTATTACATAGACCAGATCACATCATCAGGGAAAAGTCCCCTATTTTTCTTGGGTAACTCCCGCAAGAAGCAGTCACAATCCACTATGAACCTATTAGAAAAGGACTCTGGAGTTTGTcttgaaatggagaaagaagATGTTGCCCAAGAG AGAGAAAGGGTTGAACAGATGGTACTTGGGTCGACAACAGGTCATCCCATCGTCGTTGACAACCTGAAAAAGGTTTATCCGGGGAGAGATGGAAATCCAGATAAATATGCAGTGAGAGGACTGTCGCTTGCTGTGCCCGAAGGGGAATGCTTTGGTATGCTTGGCCCGAACGGTGCTGGAAAAACTTCTTTTATTAGTATG ATGATTGGGCTGATAAAGCCAAGCTCCGGTGCTGCATATGTTGACGGTCTGGATATAAGTAAAGAGATGGATAAGATATACACCGTCATGGGTGTATGTCCTCAGCATGA CTTACTTTGGGATACATTAACTGGAAGGGAACACCTGCTTTTCTACGGAAGGCTTAAAAATCTTAAAGGAGCGACTTTACATCGA GCAGTTGAAGACTCTCTTAAAAGTCTCAACTTGTTTAACGGAGGCGTTGCTGACAAGCAAGCTGGGAGATACAGTGGTGGAATGAAGAGAAGGTTAAGTGTTGCTATTTCACTGATAGGAAATCCCAAG GTTGTCTACCTAGATGAGCCCAGTACTGGACTCGATCCAGCTTCAAGAAATACCTTGTGGACCGTTGTCAAGAATGCACGGAAAGGCAGAGCGATAATTCTCACTA CCCATTCAATGGAAGAAGCAGATTATTTATGTGATCGATTAGGAATATTCGTTGATGGAAGCTTGCAATGCGTGGGAAACTCTACAGAG TTGAAGGCAAGATATGGAGGCTCTTATGTGTTTTCTATCACTACATCATCTGATAATGAGGTGGAAGTTGAGAACATGGTGCGATGCCTATGCCCAAATGCCAATAGGGTATACCATTTATCAGGGACACAGAAGTTCGAGTTGCCAAAGCATGAAGTTAAAATTGCAGATGTATTTCAACTAGTTGAGAATGCAAAGAGTAGATTTACAGTTTATGCTTGGGGTATGGCTGATACAACTTTAGAGGATGTTTTTATCAAGGTTGCTAGTACTGCTCAGGCCTTCAATGAATGA